Proteins from one Ramlibacter sp. PS4R-6 genomic window:
- a CDS encoding LysR substrate-binding domain-containing protein, with product MRDLDLTSLRLFVTVCETGNISRAGERANIVGSAISKRLAQLEDAVGTPLLARKRHGVQPTPAGRTLLEHARSVLATVGAIERDMEAYAAGARGQVRILASASALAESLAQDIATFLHKREHARIQVDLEERVSPDIVRGIHDGTASLGVCWDATDTAGLHSKPYRMDELAVVVPRGHALASRKRVKFEDTLPYEHVSLPANSAVQVLFQREAARVGQKFNHRVIVTNFEAALRVVRASLAICLVPREVAEIYADAYELRIIPLAETWARRRFIIVYRDEAALTPAALLLLQHLAAQAPAP from the coding sequence TTGCGGGACCTCGACCTCACCAGCTTGCGCCTTTTCGTCACCGTGTGCGAGACGGGGAACATCTCGCGCGCGGGCGAGCGCGCCAACATCGTCGGCTCGGCCATCAGCAAGCGGCTGGCCCAGCTGGAAGACGCCGTCGGCACGCCCCTGCTGGCGCGCAAGCGCCACGGCGTGCAGCCCACGCCGGCGGGCCGCACGCTGCTCGAGCATGCGCGTTCCGTGCTGGCCACCGTGGGCGCGATCGAGCGCGACATGGAGGCGTACGCGGCCGGCGCGCGGGGGCAGGTGCGCATCCTCGCGTCCGCTTCCGCGCTGGCCGAGTCGCTGGCGCAGGACATCGCGACCTTCCTGCACAAGCGCGAACACGCGCGCATCCAGGTGGACCTGGAAGAGCGCGTCAGCCCCGACATCGTCCGCGGCATCCACGACGGCACCGCTTCGCTGGGCGTCTGCTGGGACGCCACCGACACCGCGGGACTGCACAGCAAGCCGTACCGCATGGACGAGCTGGCGGTCGTCGTGCCGCGCGGCCACGCGCTCGCGTCGCGCAAACGGGTGAAGTTCGAAGACACGCTGCCTTACGAACACGTGAGCCTGCCGGCGAACAGCGCCGTGCAGGTGCTCTTCCAGCGGGAAGCGGCGCGCGTGGGGCAGAAGTTCAACCACCGCGTCATCGTCACGAACTTCGAGGCAGCGCTGCGCGTGGTGCGCGCAAGCCTGGCGATCTGCCTCGTCCCGCGCGAAGTGGCGGAAATTTACGCCGACGCCTACGAGCTGCGGATCATCCCCCTCGCGGAGACATGGGCGCGGCGCAGGTTCATCATCGTGTACCGCGACGAAGCTGCGCTCACCCCGGCCGCGCTGCTCCTGCTGCAGCATCTCGCCGCCCAGGCACCTGCCCCATGA
- a CDS encoding hydroxymethylglutaryl-CoA lyase has product MPKAILREMGLRDGLQSVATIVPTQAKIEWIRDAYAAGEREIEVGSFVPARLLPQLADTAEVLAFAQTLPGLKASVLVPNMKGAERAMECKAASMLLPLSASHEHSLANMRRTPDEVVADIARIRDARDAAKSRTEIEIGISTAFGCTIQGKVEEDEVVRLVKAVLDEGVDAVGLADTVGYADPAQVKRLYEKVLKVAGGKLNCAHFHDTRGLGLANCFAAWEMGITRFDASIGGIGGCPHAPGASGNVATEDVVYMLASMGVDTGLDFDKLIDLRGKVGRWLAGESLHGNIWRAGLPKTMKETAHA; this is encoded by the coding sequence ATGCCGAAAGCCATCCTCCGTGAAATGGGCCTTCGCGACGGGCTGCAAAGCGTCGCGACCATCGTCCCCACCCAAGCCAAGATCGAATGGATCCGCGACGCCTATGCGGCAGGCGAACGCGAGATCGAAGTGGGCTCGTTCGTGCCCGCGCGCCTGTTGCCGCAGCTGGCCGACACCGCCGAAGTGCTCGCCTTCGCGCAGACGCTGCCCGGCCTGAAGGCCAGCGTGCTCGTGCCGAACATGAAGGGCGCCGAGCGCGCGATGGAATGCAAGGCCGCATCGATGCTGCTGCCGCTGTCCGCGAGCCACGAACACAGCCTGGCGAACATGCGCAGGACACCCGACGAGGTGGTCGCCGACATCGCCCGCATCCGCGACGCGCGCGATGCCGCGAAGTCGCGCACGGAGATCGAAATCGGCATCAGCACGGCGTTCGGCTGCACGATCCAGGGCAAGGTCGAAGAAGACGAAGTCGTGCGCCTGGTGAAGGCCGTGCTCGACGAAGGCGTCGACGCGGTCGGCCTGGCCGATACGGTGGGCTATGCCGACCCGGCGCAGGTCAAGCGCCTCTACGAGAAAGTCCTGAAGGTCGCGGGCGGCAAATTGAACTGCGCGCACTTCCACGACACGCGCGGCCTGGGCCTGGCGAACTGTTTCGCGGCGTGGGAGATGGGCATTACACGTTTCGACGCCTCCATCGGCGGCATCGGCGGCTGCCCGCACGCGCCAGGCGCGAGCGGCAACGTCGCGACGGAAGACGTCGTGTACATGCTCGCGAGCATGGGCGTGGACACCGGCCTCGACTTCGACAAGCTCATCGACTTGCGCGGCAAGGTGGGCAGGTGGCTCGCCGGCGAATCGCTGCACGGGAACATCTGGCGCGCCGGGCTGCCCAAGACGATGAAGGAGACCGCACATGCATGA
- a CDS encoding CaiB/BaiF CoA transferase family protein: MHEQARDVPQPLKGLRVVEFTHMVMGPTCGMVLGDMGAEVIKVEPVAGENTRRLLGAGAGFFPMFNRNKKSIGLDLHKPEGAELARRLCETADVVIENFKPGTMVKYGLDYATISKTNPKVIYASHKGFLPGPYEHRTALDEVVQMMGGLAYMTGRPGDPLRAGSSVNDIMGGLFGAIGVLGALVQRGITGKGMEVQSALFENNVFLVGQHMLQYAVTGKHANPMPARQSPWAIYDVFTVKDGEQIFLAAVSDAQWNVFCDALGFGDLKAEPSLATNNQRVVERPRLLKALQERLALRSADEIAAIMEKAGLPFAPIRKPEDLYDDEHLLATGGLADVKVSDGPKAGETVKTTLLPFTMAGARLGVRLDPPRAGEHTQELLEGLGLDDTRIAHLRTSGVVG; this comes from the coding sequence ATGCATGAGCAAGCCAGGGACGTGCCGCAGCCCCTGAAGGGCCTGCGGGTGGTCGAGTTCACCCACATGGTCATGGGCCCCACCTGCGGCATGGTGCTGGGCGACATGGGCGCCGAAGTGATCAAGGTCGAGCCGGTGGCCGGCGAGAACACGCGCCGCCTGCTCGGCGCGGGCGCGGGCTTCTTTCCCATGTTCAACCGCAACAAGAAGAGCATCGGCCTGGACCTGCACAAGCCCGAGGGCGCGGAGCTCGCGCGCAGGCTGTGCGAGACGGCCGACGTGGTGATCGAGAATTTCAAGCCCGGCACGATGGTGAAGTACGGGCTGGACTACGCCACCATCAGCAAGACCAACCCGAAGGTGATCTACGCGAGCCACAAGGGCTTCCTGCCCGGCCCGTACGAGCACCGCACGGCGCTCGACGAGGTCGTGCAGATGATGGGCGGGCTCGCGTACATGACCGGCCGCCCCGGCGACCCGCTGCGCGCGGGCTCGAGCGTCAACGACATCATGGGCGGCCTGTTCGGCGCGATCGGGGTGCTGGGCGCGCTGGTGCAGCGCGGCATCACCGGCAAGGGCATGGAGGTGCAATCGGCCCTGTTCGAGAACAACGTGTTCCTCGTCGGCCAGCACATGCTGCAGTACGCCGTGACGGGCAAGCACGCCAACCCGATGCCCGCGCGGCAAAGCCCTTGGGCCATCTACGACGTGTTCACCGTGAAGGACGGCGAGCAGATCTTCCTGGCCGCCGTGAGCGACGCGCAGTGGAACGTGTTCTGCGACGCGTTGGGCTTCGGCGACCTCAAGGCCGAGCCGTCGCTGGCCACGAACAACCAGCGCGTGGTCGAGCGCCCTCGCCTGCTCAAGGCGCTGCAGGAGCGCCTGGCGCTGCGCAGCGCGGACGAGATCGCGGCCATCATGGAAAAGGCCGGATTGCCCTTCGCGCCCATCCGCAAGCCGGAAGACCTGTACGATGACGAGCACCTGCTGGCCACGGGCGGCCTCGCGGACGTGAAAGTCTCCGACGGCCCCAAGGCCGGGGAGACCGTCAAGACCACCCTGCTTCCCTTCACCATGGCCGGCGCGCGCCTGGGCGTGCGCCTCGATCCGCCGCGAGCGGGCGAACACACCCAAGAGCTGCTCGAGGGACTGGGCCTGGACGACACGCGCATCGCGCACCTGCGCACGAGCGGCGTGGTCGGCTGA
- a CDS encoding Bug family tripartite tricarboxylate transporter substrate binding protein, producing MNRRDFSLATLATLAVPAALAQSDVVKFILPNAVGSGVDTITRAAQPALSKAFNASVVVDNQPGAGGVVGLQALARAPADGNTLAIVSNNVVIFPSVLKALPFDMPGDFTPIAVIGATPMVLVVNPQKMPAKDAKEFFALLKAKPDGYNFASGGNGTILHLASEMVLDAAGVKAKHIPYKGVGPMVTDLIGGQVDFGTVALPSVQGQLKSGQLRAIGLLTPQRTAAAPDIPTFAEQGLKDFSLDAWFGVLGPKNLPPAQVKRAHDAVVAAFADPAVKEAMAKQGNTINISTSEQAQIAFKRELQRFAALVKKVGLEPQ from the coding sequence ATGAACCGCCGCGACTTTTCGCTAGCCACCCTCGCCACGCTCGCCGTGCCGGCCGCCCTCGCCCAGTCCGACGTCGTGAAATTCATCCTGCCCAACGCCGTGGGCTCCGGCGTCGACACGATCACGCGCGCGGCCCAGCCCGCGCTGTCGAAGGCGTTCAACGCCTCGGTGGTGGTGGACAACCAGCCCGGCGCCGGCGGCGTCGTGGGCCTGCAGGCCCTGGCGCGTGCGCCCGCGGACGGCAACACGCTGGCCATCGTGTCGAACAACGTGGTGATCTTCCCCAGCGTGCTCAAGGCGCTGCCTTTCGACATGCCCGGCGACTTCACGCCCATCGCGGTCATCGGCGCCACGCCGATGGTGCTGGTGGTCAACCCGCAGAAGATGCCGGCCAAGGACGCGAAGGAATTCTTCGCGCTGCTCAAGGCCAAGCCCGACGGCTACAACTTCGCTTCCGGCGGCAACGGCACCATCCTGCACCTGGCCAGCGAAATGGTCCTCGACGCCGCGGGTGTGAAGGCCAAGCACATCCCCTACAAGGGCGTGGGCCCCATGGTCACCGACCTCATCGGCGGCCAGGTGGATTTCGGCACGGTCGCGCTGCCCAGCGTGCAGGGGCAGCTCAAGTCGGGCCAGCTGCGCGCCATCGGCCTGCTCACGCCCCAGCGCACGGCGGCGGCGCCGGACATCCCGACCTTCGCCGAACAGGGCCTGAAGGACTTCTCGCTGGACGCCTGGTTCGGTGTGCTCGGGCCCAAGAACCTGCCGCCCGCGCAGGTGAAGCGCGCGCACGATGCGGTGGTCGCCGCGTTCGCCGACCCGGCAGTGAAGGAAGCCATGGCCAAGCAGGGCAACACCATCAACATCAGCACGAGCGAGCAGGCGCAGATCGCGTTCAAGCGCGAACTGCAGCGCTTCGCGGCGCTGGTGAAGAAGGTCGGGCTCGAACCCCAGTAA
- a CDS encoding GYD domain-containing protein, which yields MASYVVLAQFTEQGIRAVKETVSRADAAKEAASKFGAKMKDIYWVQGQYDLVTFIEGDEQAVTAFGLALASQGNVKFQTLRAFSRDEMSAILKKV from the coding sequence ATGGCCAGCTACGTCGTTCTCGCGCAGTTCACCGAACAGGGCATCCGTGCCGTGAAGGAAACCGTCAGCCGGGCCGACGCGGCCAAGGAGGCGGCGTCGAAATTCGGCGCGAAGATGAAGGACATCTACTGGGTGCAGGGCCAGTACGACCTCGTCACGTTCATCGAGGGTGACGAGCAGGCCGTGACGGCCTTCGGGCTGGCGCTGGCGAGCCAGGGCAACGTCAAGTTCCAGACGCTGCGCGCCTTCTCGCGCGACGAGATGTCGGCGATCCTGAAGAAGGTCTAG
- a CDS encoding SDR family oxidoreductase codes for MYAPNLLQGQRILVTGGGTGLGRAMATRFLSLGADVAICGRRQAVCDETAAEWRKQFPQRRIDTFGVDIRVAQAVEDMVEALWQGGGLTGLVNNAAGNFISPTEMLSPRGFDAVANIVFHGTFYVTQAVGKRWVAQAKAGEWKPGQPFRSVMSIITTWVDNGSPYVVPSAMSKAGIEVMTKSLAIEWAKFGVRLNAVGPGEIPTEGMSKRLNPGEEPGARSRERNPMARPGEMSELENLAAFLMAPGQCDWLTGQAIMMDGGNALATGGNFYELRSWTDADWQAARERIEAQNTKDRAQRG; via the coding sequence ATGTACGCACCGAACCTCCTGCAGGGCCAGCGCATCCTCGTCACGGGCGGCGGCACCGGACTCGGCCGCGCGATGGCCACGCGCTTCCTCTCCCTGGGCGCCGACGTCGCGATCTGCGGCCGGCGCCAGGCAGTCTGCGACGAAACCGCCGCCGAATGGCGCAAGCAGTTCCCGCAGCGGCGCATCGACACCTTCGGCGTGGACATCCGCGTGGCGCAGGCCGTGGAGGACATGGTCGAAGCGCTGTGGCAGGGGGGCGGGCTCACGGGCCTGGTCAACAACGCGGCGGGCAACTTCATCTCGCCCACCGAGATGCTGTCGCCGCGCGGCTTCGACGCCGTCGCCAACATCGTCTTCCACGGCACCTTCTACGTGACGCAGGCCGTGGGCAAGCGCTGGGTGGCGCAGGCGAAGGCCGGCGAATGGAAGCCCGGCCAGCCGTTTCGCAGCGTCATGAGCATCATCACGACCTGGGTCGACAACGGCAGCCCCTACGTCGTGCCGTCGGCCATGAGCAAGGCGGGCATCGAGGTGATGACCAAGTCGCTCGCCATCGAGTGGGCGAAGTTCGGCGTGCGCCTGAACGCCGTGGGCCCCGGCGAGATCCCGACGGAAGGCATGAGCAAGCGCCTGAACCCCGGCGAGGAACCGGGCGCGCGCAGCCGCGAGCGCAACCCGATGGCGCGCCCCGGCGAGATGAGCGAGCTCGAGAACCTGGCGGCGTTTCTCATGGCCCCGGGCCAGTGCGACTGGCTCACGGGGCAGGCCATCATGATGGACGGCGGCAACGCGCTGGCCACCGGCGGCAACTTCTACGAGCTGCGCAGCTGGACCGACGCGGACTGGCAAGCCGCCCGCGAACGCATCGAGGCACAGAACACCAAGGACCGCGCCCAGCGCGGCTGA
- a CDS encoding ribonuclease activity regulator RraA, whose protein sequence is MNPETKAKLMGVSAATLCTALFKRGLRNQFIQDVRPLNANLPNMVGEAFTLRYIPAREDLNPITVFQDRAHPQRKAVETCPPGAVMVIDSRKDARAASAGAILVTRLMVRGCAGVVTDGGFRDSPEIAELGFPAYHHRPSAPTNLTLHQALDIDVPIGCGDVAVFPGDVMVGDKEGVVVIPAKIADEVANEAHEMTAFEDFVTEEVRKGRSILGLYPPTDPKSTEDFNAWRRERRR, encoded by the coding sequence CTGAATCCCGAAACAAAAGCGAAACTGATGGGCGTGAGCGCGGCGACGCTGTGCACGGCCCTCTTCAAGCGCGGCCTGCGCAACCAGTTCATCCAGGACGTGCGCCCACTCAACGCCAACCTGCCCAACATGGTGGGCGAAGCCTTCACGCTGCGCTACATCCCGGCGCGCGAGGACCTGAACCCGATCACGGTGTTCCAGGACCGCGCGCACCCGCAGCGCAAGGCGGTGGAAACCTGTCCGCCCGGTGCGGTGATGGTTATCGACAGCCGCAAGGACGCGCGCGCCGCTTCGGCCGGCGCCATCCTCGTCACGCGCCTGATGGTGCGCGGCTGCGCCGGCGTCGTCACCGACGGCGGCTTTCGCGACTCGCCCGAGATCGCGGAGCTGGGCTTCCCGGCCTACCACCACCGCCCCAGCGCGCCGACCAACCTCACCTTGCACCAGGCGCTGGACATCGACGTGCCCATCGGCTGCGGCGACGTCGCGGTGTTCCCGGGCGACGTGATGGTCGGCGACAAGGAGGGCGTGGTGGTCATCCCCGCGAAGATCGCCGACGAGGTCGCGAACGAGGCGCACGAGATGACGGCCTTCGAGGATTTCGTGACGGAGGAAGTGCGCAAGGGCCGCAGCATCCTCGGCCTGTACCCGCCGACCGACCCGAAGTCGACCGAAGACTTCAACGCCTGGCGGCGCGAACGCCGCCGCTAG
- the araD gene encoding L-arabinonate dehydratase: MTRVTYDQLRSARWFAPDDLRSFGHRSRAMQMGYDHADWQGKPVIAIVNTWSDINQCHSHFRERAEEVKRGILQAGGFPVELPAISLSEPFVKPSTMLYRNLLAIETEELLRSHPIDGAVLMGGCDKTTPGLLMGAITMGLPCIYLPAGPMLRGNWKGQVLGSGSDSWKYWDERRAGKITEAQWMEIEGSIARSAGTCMVMGTAATMMGIAEGMGMTLPGASSIPAVDSNHQRMATQCGRRIVEMVWQDLTPAKLLTRKNFENAITVAMAEGCSTNAIIHLVAMSRRAGGECAVSLDDFDAFSRKVPVIANIRPSGQKYLMEDFYYAGGMRALMKTLADGGLLHLDAMTVTGRTVRDNLEGAEVYDTDVIRPLSNPIYREGALAVLRGNLAPDGCVIKPSACSPDLLKHSGPALVFDDYEAMKKAVDDPNLDVTKDHVLVLRNAGPQGGPGMPEWGMLPIPVKLVKQGVRDMMRISDARMSGTSYGACVLHVAPEAYVGGNLALVKTGDTITVDVPGRSIRLHVTDEELAKRRAAWQPLPRRFERGYGYMFTQHILQADTGCDFDYLETTFGAPVDEPAIY, from the coding sequence ATGACCCGTGTCACCTACGACCAGCTGCGGTCGGCGCGCTGGTTCGCGCCCGACGACCTGCGCTCCTTCGGCCACCGTTCGCGCGCGATGCAGATGGGGTACGACCATGCCGACTGGCAGGGCAAGCCCGTCATCGCCATCGTCAACACCTGGAGCGACATCAACCAGTGCCACTCGCACTTCCGCGAGCGGGCCGAGGAGGTCAAGCGCGGCATCCTGCAGGCGGGCGGCTTCCCGGTGGAACTGCCGGCGATCTCGCTGTCGGAGCCCTTCGTCAAGCCGTCGACGATGCTGTACCGCAACCTGCTCGCCATCGAGACCGAGGAGCTGCTGCGCTCGCACCCCATCGACGGCGCGGTGCTCATGGGCGGCTGCGACAAGACCACGCCGGGCCTGCTGATGGGCGCGATCACCATGGGCCTGCCGTGCATCTACCTGCCGGCGGGGCCGATGCTGCGCGGCAACTGGAAGGGCCAGGTGCTCGGCTCCGGCTCCGACAGCTGGAAATACTGGGACGAGCGCCGCGCCGGCAAGATCACCGAGGCGCAGTGGATGGAGATCGAGGGCTCCATCGCGCGCAGTGCCGGCACCTGCATGGTGATGGGGACGGCCGCCACGATGATGGGCATCGCCGAAGGCATGGGCATGACGCTGCCGGGCGCGTCGAGCATCCCCGCCGTCGATTCCAACCACCAGCGCATGGCCACGCAGTGCGGCCGCCGCATCGTCGAGATGGTGTGGCAGGACCTGACGCCCGCCAAGCTGCTCACGCGCAAGAACTTCGAGAACGCGATCACCGTGGCGATGGCCGAAGGCTGTTCCACCAACGCCATCATCCACCTGGTCGCGATGTCGCGCCGTGCGGGCGGCGAGTGCGCGGTGTCGCTGGACGACTTCGACGCCTTCTCGCGCAAGGTGCCGGTCATCGCCAACATCCGCCCGAGCGGCCAGAAGTACCTGATGGAGGACTTCTATTACGCCGGCGGCATGCGCGCGCTGATGAAGACGCTGGCCGACGGCGGGCTCTTGCACCTGGATGCGATGACCGTGACGGGCCGCACGGTGCGCGACAACCTCGAAGGCGCCGAGGTGTACGACACCGACGTGATCCGGCCGCTGTCGAACCCGATCTACCGCGAGGGTGCGCTGGCCGTGCTGCGCGGGAATCTCGCGCCCGACGGTTGCGTGATCAAGCCCAGCGCCTGCAGCCCCGACCTGCTGAAGCACTCGGGCCCGGCGCTGGTGTTCGACGACTACGAAGCCATGAAGAAAGCCGTCGACGACCCGAACCTCGACGTCACGAAGGACCACGTGCTGGTGCTGCGCAATGCCGGCCCGCAAGGCGGCCCTGGCATGCCGGAGTGGGGCATGCTGCCGATCCCCGTGAAGCTGGTGAAGCAGGGCGTGCGCGACATGATGCGCATCAGCGACGCGCGCATGAGCGGCACGAGCTACGGCGCCTGCGTGCTGCACGTGGCGCCCGAAGCCTACGTCGGCGGCAACCTCGCGCTGGTGAAGACGGGCGACACGATCACGGTCGACGTGCCGGGCCGCAGCATCCGCCTGCACGTGACAGACGAGGAGCTCGCCAAGCGCCGCGCCGCGTGGCAGCCGCTCCCGCGCCGCTTCGAGCGCGGCTACGGCTACATGTTCACGCAGCACATCCTGCAGGCCGACACCGGCTGCGACTTCGACTACCTCGAAACCACCTTCGGCGCGCCCGTCGACGAGCCCGCGATCTACTGA
- a CDS encoding Bug family tripartite tricarboxylate transporter substrate binding protein, giving the protein MRKRTFLAAAAASAALPSIAFAQADYPSKPVKLIVAFPPGGTSDVMARMLADELGKNLKQPVVIENVGGAGGVIGMTRALQQPADGYTLIQTGVGQNAVAHGINKMVAYDSKKDFIHITHVHSGPNVLVVHPSTPFQTFKDLIAYAKANPGKLSYGYTPAASGHMAMELLKQTAGIFMVGIPYRGGGPMMTDMLGGQIPLMFINQDVALQHVKAGKLRALAVSSLQRNPLYPDVPTIDESGFKGFEALSWSGLSVARGTPKPIVDKVEAAAVAAMQSPAIRQRMESQGFVVPPQGSAHYTQFVAAEHDRWVKVIKTAGIKEE; this is encoded by the coding sequence ATGCGCAAGCGCACGTTCCTGGCCGCGGCCGCCGCTTCCGCCGCACTGCCGTCCATCGCTTTCGCGCAGGCGGACTACCCCAGCAAGCCGGTCAAGCTGATCGTCGCGTTCCCGCCCGGCGGCACCAGCGACGTCATGGCGCGCATGCTGGCCGACGAGCTGGGCAAGAACCTGAAGCAGCCGGTCGTCATCGAGAACGTCGGCGGCGCGGGCGGCGTGATCGGCATGACGCGCGCGCTGCAGCAGCCGGCCGACGGCTACACGCTCATCCAGACGGGGGTGGGGCAGAACGCGGTGGCGCACGGCATCAACAAGATGGTGGCGTACGACTCGAAGAAGGACTTCATCCACATCACGCACGTGCACAGCGGTCCCAACGTGCTGGTGGTGCACCCGTCCACGCCCTTCCAGACGTTCAAGGACCTGATCGCCTATGCCAAGGCCAACCCCGGCAAGCTCAGTTACGGCTACACCCCGGCGGCTTCGGGCCACATGGCGATGGAGCTGCTCAAGCAGACCGCCGGCATCTTCATGGTGGGCATCCCCTACCGCGGCGGCGGGCCGATGATGACCGACATGCTGGGCGGCCAGATCCCCCTGATGTTCATCAACCAGGACGTCGCGCTGCAGCACGTCAAGGCCGGCAAGTTGCGCGCGCTCGCGGTGAGCAGCCTGCAGCGCAACCCGCTGTACCCCGACGTCCCCACCATCGACGAATCGGGCTTCAAGGGCTTCGAGGCGCTGTCGTGGTCGGGCCTGTCGGTGGCCAGGGGCACGCCCAAGCCCATCGTCGACAAGGTCGAAGCGGCGGCGGTGGCGGCCATGCAGTCGCCCGCCATCCGCCAGCGCATGGAGTCGCAGGGCTTCGTCGTGCCGCCCCAGGGCTCGGCGCACTACACGCAGTTCGTCGCGGCCGAGCACGACCGCTGGGTGAAGGTGATCAAGACCGCGGGCATCAAGGAAGAATGA
- a CDS encoding SpoVR family protein — MSAVPDDVVKKGKRLDAPSDWTFELIEEYFQAIRRTAEKYGLDTYPTQLELISAEQMLDAYASVGMPVNYRHWSFGKQFISSEKSYRRGHMGLAYEIVINSDPCIAYLMEENTMPMQALVMAHACFGHNSFFKGNYLFRMWTDASSIVDYLVYAKSYIAECEERHGLDAVEEILDACHALMHHGVDRYRRPQKISMVEEEMRRKDREAYLQQQVNDMWRTLPSRGSKERKKEQRRFPEEPQENILYFVEKNAPLLEPWQREIVRIVRKVAQYFYPQRQTQVMNEGWATFWHYTLLNDMYDQGLLTDGYMMEILSSHTNVVFQPPVGHPGYSGINPYALGFNMFCDIRRMCENPTEEDKDWFPDIAGSDWRKTLDYAMRHFKDESFIGQYLSPKLMRDFRLFSIVDDATQKELEVSAIHDDTGYRRVRESLSRQHDLNWREPNIQVWNVNLRGDRSLTLRHTRDNDRPLDNSAEEVVKHVARLWGFRVRLESVDAHDRVLQHWEVTPAPQQH; from the coding sequence ATGAGCGCGGTCCCCGACGACGTCGTGAAAAAGGGCAAGCGGCTGGACGCACCCTCGGACTGGACTTTCGAGCTGATCGAGGAGTACTTCCAGGCGATCCGCCGCACGGCCGAGAAGTACGGGCTGGACACCTACCCGACGCAGCTGGAGCTGATCTCGGCCGAGCAGATGCTCGATGCGTATGCGTCCGTGGGCATGCCGGTGAACTACCGCCACTGGTCGTTCGGCAAGCAGTTCATCTCCAGCGAGAAGAGCTACCGCCGCGGCCACATGGGCCTGGCCTACGAGATCGTCATCAACTCCGACCCGTGCATCGCCTACCTCATGGAGGAGAACACGATGCCCATGCAGGCGCTGGTGATGGCGCATGCGTGCTTCGGGCACAACTCCTTCTTCAAGGGCAACTACCTGTTCCGCATGTGGACGGACGCGAGCTCGATCGTCGACTACCTCGTGTACGCCAAGAGCTACATCGCCGAGTGCGAGGAGCGCCATGGGCTCGACGCGGTGGAGGAAATCCTCGACGCCTGCCATGCGCTCATGCACCACGGCGTGGACCGCTACCGCCGGCCGCAGAAGATCTCGATGGTCGAGGAGGAGATGCGCCGGAAGGACCGCGAGGCGTACCTCCAGCAGCAGGTGAACGACATGTGGCGCACGCTGCCCTCCCGGGGCAGCAAGGAGCGCAAGAAGGAGCAGCGCCGCTTCCCCGAGGAGCCGCAGGAGAACATCCTGTACTTCGTCGAGAAGAACGCGCCGCTGCTGGAGCCGTGGCAGCGCGAGATCGTGCGCATCGTGCGCAAGGTGGCGCAGTACTTCTACCCGCAGCGGCAGACGCAGGTGATGAACGAGGGCTGGGCCACGTTCTGGCACTACACGCTGCTCAACGACATGTACGACCAGGGGCTGCTGACCGACGGCTACATGATGGAGATCCTGTCGTCGCACACCAACGTCGTGTTCCAGCCGCCGGTGGGGCACCCCGGCTACAGCGGGATCAACCCCTACGCGCTGGGCTTCAACATGTTCTGCGACATCCGCCGCATGTGCGAGAACCCGACCGAGGAAGACAAGGACTGGTTCCCGGACATCGCGGGCAGCGACTGGCGCAAGACGCTCGACTATGCGATGCGCCATTTCAAGGACGAGAGCTTCATCGGGCAGTACCTCTCGCCCAAGCTGATGCGCGACTTCCGCCTGTTCTCGATCGTCGACGACGCGACGCAAAAGGAGCTGGAGGTGTCGGCGATCCACGACGACACGGGCTACCGCCGCGTGCGCGAATCGCTCTCGCGCCAGCATGACCTCAACTGGCGCGAGCCGAACATCCAGGTGTGGAACGTGAATTTGCGCGGCGACAGGTCACTGACGCTGCGCCACACGCGCGACAACGACCGCCCGCTGGACAACAGCGCCGAGGAGGTCGTGAAGCACGTCGCCCGCCTGTGGGGCTTCCGCGTGCGCCTCGAGAGTGTCGACGCGCACGACAGGGTGCTGCAGCACTGGGAAGTGACTCCCGCGCCGCAGCAGCACTAG